The following coding sequences are from one Thiohalorhabdus sp. Cl-TMA window:
- a CDS encoding bactofilin family protein, whose protein sequence is MIHKKRKVNTGGTLETMIGAGTSVKGDVTFEGGLRVDGTLEGTITAPDGSGSRLVISDQAEIRGEVQVPNVVINGRVIGNVHASERLELHAQSSVEGDLYYEVIQMEEGAGITGTCSHISTTKQGKTVAAPATENQLSGKPEVLAGGNASPEEDAPLAARAKTESG, encoded by the coding sequence ATGATTCACAAAAAACGTAAGGTGAATACCGGTGGCACCCTGGAGACCATGATCGGGGCGGGGACCTCGGTAAAAGGAGACGTCACCTTCGAGGGTGGGCTGCGGGTGGATGGCACGCTGGAGGGTACGATTACCGCCCCTGACGGCAGCGGGAGCCGTCTGGTGATCTCCGATCAGGCGGAGATCCGGGGGGAAGTCCAGGTCCCCAACGTGGTGATCAACGGCCGGGTAATCGGCAACGTGCACGCCAGCGAGCGTCTGGAGCTTCATGCCCAGTCGAGCGTGGAGGGGGACCTCTACTACGAGGTGATTCAGATGGAAGAGGGGGCGGGAATCACGGGAACTTGCTCCCACATTTCCACCACTAAGCAGGGGAAAACCGTCGCCGCACCCGCTACGGAAAACCAGCTATCCGGAAAGCCGGAGGTCCTGGCGGGCGGCAATGCGAGCCCCGAGGAGGATGCTCCCCTGGCCGCCCGGGCGAAGACCGAGTCCGGCTGA
- the erpA gene encoding iron-sulfur cluster insertion protein ErpA — protein sequence MAEATVGTEEQTEQMPDPIELTDSAVGKLKELIDQEGNPDLMLRVFVSGGGCSGFQYGFTFDENRQDTDTVVEKGGVTILLDMMSIQYLMGANIDYKEDLEGAQFMINNPNASTTCGCGSSFGV from the coding sequence ATGGCCGAAGCCACGGTTGGCACGGAAGAACAGACCGAGCAGATGCCCGATCCCATAGAACTGACCGATAGCGCCGTGGGCAAGCTCAAGGAGCTCATCGACCAGGAAGGCAACCCGGACCTTATGCTTCGGGTATTCGTTTCCGGCGGGGGCTGTTCGGGCTTCCAGTACGGATTCACTTTCGATGAGAATCGCCAGGATACGGACACTGTCGTCGAGAAGGGCGGGGTGACCATCCTGCTGGACATGATGAGCATCCAGTATTTGATGGGTGCCAATATCGATTACAAGGAAGACCTGGAAGGCGCCCAGTTCATGATCAATAACCCGAACGCGAGCACCACTTGCGGGTGCGGGTCCTCGTTCGGCGTGTAA
- a CDS encoding M23 family metallopeptidase, whose protein sequence is MTLTPGGGLGARTTTLPNPLAFTEVSGEKPVAAAAEPEPEWEWQSYELQKGETLSQLGERAGIGARTTWALAKASKEVYPVRRMRSGHSIRVRRDGRGKPAEIRYGIDASRYLSWKPDGEGGFSASVEKYPRTELVRAAYGRIDTSLFEAGGASGLPDRITMELARIFGWDIDFAHDLRQGDWFRVLYKEYYRDGEKVADGPILAAEFVTQGESHRAIRFTDARGRTDYYSPDGRSVRKAFLRSPVKFTRITSRFSRSRDHPILKRRRAHKGVDYGAPTGTPIRATGDGRVIFRGWKGGYGRVMMLRHAGRYTTVYAHMSRYGRYRKGQHIKQGQTVGYVGQSGLATGPHLHYEFRVHGRHRNPLTVKLPDAEPLPKKYRDAFDSRQHHFTAWLEGITGPETRVADAD, encoded by the coding sequence ATGACCCTGACTCCGGGCGGGGGACTCGGCGCCCGAACTACAACCCTTCCCAATCCGCTCGCCTTTACCGAGGTCTCCGGTGAGAAGCCGGTCGCAGCCGCCGCGGAGCCGGAGCCCGAATGGGAATGGCAGAGCTACGAGCTGCAGAAGGGAGAAACACTCTCCCAGCTCGGTGAGCGGGCTGGGATCGGCGCCCGCACCACGTGGGCGCTCGCCAAGGCGAGCAAGGAAGTCTATCCGGTACGCCGCATGCGTTCCGGCCATTCCATCCGGGTCCGGCGGGACGGGCGGGGCAAGCCTGCGGAAATCCGGTACGGGATCGACGCCTCGCGCTACCTTTCCTGGAAGCCCGACGGAGAGGGGGGGTTCAGCGCCTCCGTTGAGAAATACCCCCGTACCGAGCTTGTGCGCGCCGCCTACGGCAGGATCGACACCAGCCTCTTCGAGGCCGGTGGGGCGTCGGGACTTCCCGACCGTATTACCATGGAGCTCGCCCGCATCTTCGGCTGGGACATCGATTTCGCCCACGATTTGCGGCAGGGGGACTGGTTCCGCGTCCTCTACAAGGAATATTACCGCGACGGCGAGAAGGTCGCGGACGGCCCCATTCTGGCCGCAGAATTCGTCACCCAGGGCGAATCCCACCGGGCCATCCGCTTCACGGATGCCCGGGGAAGGACCGACTACTATAGTCCCGACGGGCGCTCGGTTCGGAAGGCCTTCCTGCGCAGCCCCGTCAAGTTCACCCGTATAACCAGTCGCTTCAGCCGCAGCCGCGACCATCCCATCCTCAAACGGCGCCGGGCGCACAAGGGCGTGGATTACGGCGCCCCGACCGGGACACCCATCCGGGCCACCGGCGACGGCCGGGTCATCTTCCGCGGCTGGAAGGGCGGCTACGGACGCGTGATGATGCTTCGTCACGCTGGCCGGTACACCACGGTCTACGCCCACATGTCCCGCTACGGCCGCTACCGGAAGGGGCAGCACATCAAGCAGGGTCAGACCGTGGGCTATGTGGGCCAGTCGGGTCTGGCGACCGGTCCGCACCTCCACTACGAGTTCCGGGTGCATGGCCGGCACCGTAACCCCCTTACGGTGAAGCTTCCCGATGCCGAGCCGCTGCCCAAGAAGTATCGGGACGCCTTCGACAGCCGGCAGCACCACTTCACGGCATGGCTGGAGGGTATCACCGGGCCGGAAACCCGGGTGGCCGACGCCGACTAG
- the mgtE gene encoding magnesium transporter has translation MSQNLPALASSTDPVDRIRDALDEGDLTTVEAILKDLHPADQVKVLTQLGDEERDRCLDLYEAPDIGPLFSESYGRLREHLLEYFPADVLSEVVQELDSDEAADLLQGLEGTAADRVLARLSFEDRAEVEPLLSYPEDTAGGRMQREVFVVPAKTRTRKVLAELRKAGQDLEELQDIYLVDNRGVLTGVISIFQLLRLELHTPVVEGANMDPLYVSPDEDQETVANLFRKHRLHSLPVVDDTGRILGQITADDVLGVIEEEATEDLYRLANINEASDLTEPMFRSARRRVFWLVINALSALLAATIISLFEPSIAQITALAVLMPIVASMGGIAGVQTLTVMVRGIALGHVQAENTWRIVVRQAGVGLVMGTLFALLGGVLAWAWFGQPLLGAAMASALIINLFASGLFGSLIPLLLRRLNIDPALASGVLLNTLTDGIGFFSFLAIGTWVLL, from the coding sequence ATGAGTCAGAACCTCCCCGCCCTTGCCAGCAGCACCGACCCGGTGGATCGCATCCGCGACGCTCTCGACGAGGGCGACCTCACCACCGTGGAGGCCATTCTCAAGGATCTGCATCCCGCCGACCAGGTCAAGGTCCTTACCCAGCTGGGGGACGAGGAACGGGACCGGTGCCTCGATCTGTACGAGGCCCCGGATATCGGTCCCCTGTTCAGCGAAAGCTACGGGCGGCTGCGGGAGCATCTCCTCGAATACTTCCCCGCCGACGTCCTTTCCGAAGTGGTTCAGGAGCTGGACTCCGACGAGGCCGCGGACCTTCTTCAGGGGCTGGAAGGCACGGCCGCCGACCGGGTCCTGGCCCGACTGTCCTTCGAGGACCGCGCCGAGGTGGAGCCGCTGCTGTCCTATCCGGAGGATACGGCGGGCGGCCGCATGCAGCGGGAGGTTTTCGTGGTACCCGCCAAGACCCGGACGCGCAAGGTCCTCGCCGAGCTGCGCAAGGCGGGGCAGGATCTGGAGGAACTGCAGGATATCTACTTGGTGGACAACCGCGGGGTGCTTACCGGGGTGATATCCATATTCCAGCTACTGCGTCTGGAGCTCCACACCCCGGTGGTGGAAGGGGCCAACATGGACCCCCTGTACGTGTCCCCGGACGAGGACCAGGAGACCGTCGCCAATCTCTTCCGGAAGCACCGTCTGCACAGCCTTCCCGTGGTGGACGACACGGGGCGCATCCTGGGACAGATCACGGCGGACGACGTCCTGGGCGTGATCGAGGAGGAGGCCACGGAGGACCTCTACCGGCTTGCCAACATTAACGAAGCCAGCGATCTCACCGAGCCCATGTTCCGCTCCGCTCGCCGGCGCGTTTTCTGGCTGGTCATCAATGCCCTGTCCGCCCTTCTGGCCGCCACCATCATTTCCCTGTTCGAGCCCTCCATCGCCCAGATCACCGCTCTGGCGGTACTCATGCCCATCGTGGCCAGCATGGGCGGGATCGCCGGGGTTCAGACCCTGACGGTCATGGTGCGCGGCATCGCCCTCGGCCACGTCCAGGCCGAGAATACCTGGCGCATCGTCGTCCGGCAGGCCGGCGTAGGCCTGGTGATGGGTACACTCTTCGCCCTCCTCGGCGGCGTTCTCGCCTGGGCCTGGTTCGGCCAGCCCCTCCTGGGCGCGGCCATGGCCTCGGCCCTGATCATCAATTTGTTCGCCAGTGGTCTTTTCGGCTCCCTGATTCCGTTACTGCTCCGCCGTCTGAACATCGACCCGGCCCTGGCCTCCGGTGTACTTCTGAACACCCTGACCGACGGCATCGGCTTCTTCTCCTTCCTCGCCATCGGCACCTGGGTCCTCCTTTAA
- the tyrS gene encoding tyrosine--tRNA ligase, whose amino-acid sequence MTTTGSPASIDQQLAEICRGAEEILVESELRAKLERAAQTGKPLTVKAGFDPTAPDLHLGHTVLLQKLKAFQDFGHRICFLIGDFTGMIGDPSGKSATRPALTEEEVRKNAETYAAQIYRVLDSERTEVVFNSEWMNRMSSADMIRLASNYTVARMLEREDFHTRYTEGRAIAVHEFLYPLIQGYDSVHLEADVELGGTDQKFNLLVGRELQRHYGQEAQVILTMPILEGTDGVQKMSKSLNNYIAIDDPAKEIFAKVMSISDELMWRYYDLLSDRPIEEVQGLREQVKGGRNPRDVKVELARELVARFSGEGQVDAAQRAFEDQFQRKQVPEDIPEVELEAESEEGLRLPVALKESGLVTSTSDALRMIKQNAVRVDEEKEGDRERTLACGGPYLLQVGKRRFARAWIKKAP is encoded by the coding sequence TTGACCACGACCGGGTCCCCGGCCAGTATTGACCAGCAGTTGGCGGAGATCTGCCGCGGAGCGGAAGAGATCCTGGTGGAGTCGGAGCTTCGTGCGAAGCTGGAGCGTGCGGCGCAGACCGGGAAGCCGCTGACGGTAAAGGCCGGATTCGATCCCACGGCGCCGGATCTGCATCTCGGGCATACGGTGCTCCTCCAAAAGCTCAAGGCCTTCCAGGATTTCGGTCACCGCATTTGTTTCCTTATCGGGGATTTCACGGGGATGATCGGGGACCCCAGCGGCAAGAGCGCCACCCGCCCCGCCCTGACCGAAGAAGAGGTCCGGAAAAACGCCGAGACGTATGCGGCACAGATCTACCGGGTGCTGGATTCGGAGCGGACCGAGGTGGTGTTCAACTCGGAGTGGATGAACCGCATGTCCTCCGCGGATATGATCCGGCTGGCCTCCAACTATACGGTGGCGCGCATGCTGGAGCGGGAGGATTTCCACACCCGGTACACCGAGGGCCGGGCCATTGCGGTCCACGAGTTCCTGTACCCCCTGATTCAGGGATATGACTCCGTGCACCTGGAGGCAGACGTGGAGCTGGGAGGGACCGACCAGAAGTTCAACCTCTTGGTAGGCAGGGAGCTGCAGCGGCACTACGGACAGGAAGCGCAGGTGATCCTGACCATGCCCATTCTCGAGGGCACCGACGGCGTGCAGAAGATGTCCAAGTCCCTCAATAACTACATCGCCATCGATGACCCGGCGAAGGAGATCTTCGCCAAGGTGATGTCCATATCGGACGAGCTGATGTGGCGCTACTACGATTTGCTCTCCGACCGGCCCATCGAGGAGGTGCAAGGGCTCCGGGAGCAGGTGAAGGGGGGGCGCAATCCGCGGGACGTCAAGGTGGAGCTGGCAAGGGAGCTGGTGGCGAGGTTCTCCGGGGAGGGCCAGGTGGACGCGGCCCAGCGAGCTTTCGAGGACCAGTTCCAGCGCAAGCAGGTACCCGAGGATATTCCGGAGGTGGAGCTGGAAGCCGAAAGCGAAGAGGGCCTGCGGCTTCCCGTCGCCCTCAAGGAATCCGGCCTCGTCACGTCCACGTCGGATGCGCTGCGCATGATCAAGCAGAACGCCGTGCGCGTGGATGAAGAAAAGGAGGGGGACCGGGAACGCACCCTGGCCTGTGGCGGTCCATATCTATTGCAGGTGGGGAAAAGGCGTTTCGCCCGGGCATGGATAAAAAAGGCGCCCTGA